In a genomic window of Acidilobus saccharovorans 345-15:
- a CDS encoding orotidine 5'-phosphate decarboxylase / HUMPS family protein — translation MRGLGSLVERLRECGHLLQVALDFTDLRDAVRIGSLTSLGPAVILEAGTPLIKSEGMKSVDILRSLPGRHLVMADTKTADVGGLEAKLAFEHGADAMSVLAASSEETIKEAVREAESVGKDVYVDLIGFTELDSWLKKAKGAGAHVAVIHIGIDVQRALGITAAQATDIVRRAKDVFGGPVAVAGGIKPSDVSALASAGADIIIIGSAITKSSDPAAAAKAALDGLRPRCQ, via the coding sequence GTGCGGGGCTTGGGAAGCCTAGTTGAGAGGCTAAGGGAGTGCGGCCACCTGCTCCAGGTAGCCCTTGACTTCACAGACCTTAGGGATGCCGTGAGGATAGGTTCGCTCACGTCACTAGGACCTGCGGTGATACTTGAGGCTGGGACGCCCCTCATAAAGTCCGAGGGCATGAAAAGCGTTGACATACTTAGGTCGCTCCCTGGGAGACATCTCGTGATGGCAGACACAAAGACTGCAGACGTGGGCGGCCTTGAGGCCAAGCTGGCCTTTGAGCACGGCGCTGACGCTATGAGCGTCCTGGCGGCCAGCAGCGAGGAGACCATTAAGGAGGCCGTCAGAGAGGCTGAGTCCGTTGGGAAGGACGTCTACGTTGACTTGATAGGCTTCACGGAACTAGACTCATGGCTTAAGAAGGCCAAAGGCGCAGGCGCCCACGTTGCTGTGATACACATAGGCATTGACGTTCAGAGGGCCCTAGGCATAACCGCAGCGCAGGCCACCGATATAGTGAGGAGAGCCAAGGATGTCTTCGGAGGGCCGGTGGCAGTCGCAGGCGGCATAAAGCCTTCAGATGTTAGCGCCCTGGCCTCGGCCGGCGCTGACATAATAATTATAGGCTCCGCAATAACTAAGTCCTCAGACCCAGCGGCCGCAGCTAAGGCCGCCCTTGATGGATTAAGGCCAAGGTGCCAGTAG
- a CDS encoding MBL fold metallo-hydrolase produces MTLSTIKGSTFLEKGSPATLFYTDRETGTVYIVDPGQGEDRPRALRRDLEKLGAGRKSVLVTHYHSDHLSALGELQVDEVAMSSLDAPIAKNPELRVVMTFGYPVNPADKLLTFHGPPIRVDVEIPPERDSYGPLKLVRLPGHTDGQVGAITPDGVFYVADALFGDRVLEKYGVPYHRMPCAAEGSLSTIEKLEGRVDFIVPSHGPLIKASDAGPFIEANIRRIEEAKEVILNVMSKSATIEDILVALLKKFKYSELTPDVLMLLEATVKGYIRCLRDENAVEVEVGERGLSFRASAKPSTA; encoded by the coding sequence TTGACTCTTAGCACTATCAAGGGCTCCACGTTCTTAGAGAAGGGGAGCCCCGCGACGTTATTCTATACTGATAGGGAGACGGGAACGGTCTACATAGTTGATCCCGGCCAAGGGGAGGACAGGCCAAGGGCGCTTAGGAGGGACCTGGAGAAGCTCGGGGCAGGGAGGAAGTCGGTCCTTGTCACCCACTATCACAGCGACCACTTATCCGCCTTAGGAGAGCTGCAGGTTGACGAAGTAGCCATGAGCAGTCTCGACGCTCCCATAGCAAAAAATCCAGAGCTCAGGGTAGTAATGACGTTCGGCTACCCAGTTAATCCAGCTGACAAGCTCCTTACGTTCCATGGCCCCCCGATCAGGGTTGATGTGGAGATCCCCCCTGAGCGCGACAGCTACGGCCCCCTTAAGCTCGTGAGGCTGCCGGGCCACACGGACGGCCAGGTGGGCGCTATAACCCCAGACGGAGTCTTCTACGTGGCAGATGCGCTCTTCGGTGACAGGGTACTTGAGAAGTACGGCGTCCCATATCACAGGATGCCCTGCGCCGCGGAGGGAAGCCTAAGCACTATAGAGAAGCTTGAGGGCAGGGTCGACTTTATAGTGCCTTCACATGGCCCTTTAATTAAGGCGTCCGACGCAGGCCCCTTCATAGAGGCTAATATCAGAAGGATAGAGGAAGCTAAGGAAGTAATCCTAAACGTCATGTCAAAATCGGCTACCATAGAGGACATACTTGTTGCGCTGTTAAAGAAGTTCAAGTACTCTGAGTTAACGCCTGACGTTCTGATGCTGCTGGAGGCCACGGTCAAGGGCTATATAAGGTGCCTCAGGGATGAGAACGCAGTAGAAGTTGAAGTCGGTGAAAGGGGGCTGAGCTTTAGGGCCTCTGCGAAGCCCTCAACTGCTTGA
- a CDS encoding OB-fold nucleic acid binding domain-containing protein: MSGEGGESPRKVSSLREGEDNIDIKVRVLSVEPPKTIHTQRGDRTISEAVVGDETGRIKLTAWGQQAGKLNEGDAVELKGAWTTSFKGQVQLNIGSRGSIEKIDDGEVPKAEEIPENTPKAQSTGYRPPRGGSRRFGGRRSFGGRRPPRNEESNEEGGEEEF; the protein is encoded by the coding sequence GTGTCGGGAGAGGGTGGAGAGTCCCCTCGCAAGGTTTCTAGCCTTCGCGAGGGTGAGGATAATATAGACATAAAGGTTCGTGTTTTGAGTGTTGAGCCTCCAAAGACCATACACACGCAGAGAGGAGACAGAACGATAAGCGAGGCCGTAGTAGGCGACGAGACGGGCAGAATAAAGCTCACCGCGTGGGGGCAACAGGCGGGCAAGCTTAACGAGGGCGACGCCGTAGAGCTGAAAGGCGCGTGGACCACAAGCTTCAAGGGACAGGTACAGCTCAACATAGGCAGCAGGGGGTCCATAGAAAAGATAGATGACGGCGAGGTGCCAAAGGCTGAGGAAATCCCAGAGAACACGCCAAAGGCTCAGTCTACGGGGTATAGGCCACCGAGAGGAGGTTCAAGGAGGTTCGGAGGTCGCCGCAGTTTTGGAGGTAGAAGGCCTCCAAGGAACGAAGAGAGTAACGAGGAAGGCGGGGAGGAGGAGTTCTAA
- a CDS encoding ParB N-terminal domain-containing protein, with translation MFIPERVDEVLKSVTRSMVMAKPLVVAADSWILVDGAHRLEALKRLGARYAPAVIIDYNSDEVKLLGWVRSYSYSSEALNELRRLAAISKRRNRHDGSVMIWLEGLDSYYDIKKFESLGFTLRGVSTSTRSLAGLIVIPPPPTKDLVVRAAMSGELLPPKATRHITAAKNIILPTSLRRIIHDGREWPW, from the coding sequence ATGTTCATTCCTGAGCGCGTTGATGAGGTCCTGAAGAGCGTAACAAGGAGCATGGTCATGGCCAAGCCCTTAGTAGTTGCCGCAGATTCATGGATTTTAGTTGATGGCGCCCACAGGTTAGAGGCGCTGAAGAGGCTTGGTGCCCGTTACGCGCCCGCCGTTATTATAGATTATAACTCTGATGAAGTAAAATTGCTCGGATGGGTGAGGAGCTATTCATATAGTAGCGAGGCGCTTAACGAGCTTCGCAGGCTAGCTGCTATATCGAAGCGTAGGAATCGTCACGATGGCTCCGTTATGATATGGCTTGAGGGGCTGGACTCGTACTACGACATTAAGAAGTTCGAGTCCCTGGGCTTTACCCTAAGAGGCGTCTCGACGTCTACAAGGTCGCTCGCGGGCCTCATAGTGATACCTCCCCCGCCTACCAAGGACCTTGTGGTTAGGGCCGCCATGTCTGGGGAGCTCCTGCCGCCCAAGGCAACCCGCCACATAACAGCAGCCAAGAACATAATTCTCCCAACGTCTCTCAGAAGGATAATTCATGATGGCAGGGAGTGGCCTTGGTAA
- a CDS encoding cyclic nucleotide-binding/CBS domain-containing protein, protein MATEPLVRDIMHTPPVKVTPITPVNEAAQIMMDKGVGSLIIVDDSDNLIGIVTKTDIVREVVAKGLSRNVPVGNIMTKNPYFVLEDYTVKEAAELMGTHNIGHLPVLSRNNMKPVGMISKRDIIRLAPHYITLVYVLQSQVEKR, encoded by the coding sequence ATGGCCACAGAGCCCTTGGTCAGGGACATAATGCACACCCCGCCAGTTAAGGTTACCCCTATAACGCCTGTTAACGAGGCAGCTCAGATAATGATGGACAAAGGCGTAGGCTCCCTCATTATAGTTGATGACAGTGACAACCTCATAGGTATAGTTACTAAGACCGACATAGTGAGGGAGGTGGTTGCTAAGGGGCTATCCCGTAACGTGCCCGTGGGCAACATAATGACGAAGAACCCCTACTTCGTGCTTGAGGACTATACGGTCAAGGAGGCCGCTGAGCTCATGGGGACTCACAACATAGGGCATCTTCCGGTCCTCTCCAGGAACAACATGAAGCCGGTTGGCATGATCTCTAAGAGGGACATAATAAGGTTAGCGCCGCACTACATAACCTTAGTGTACGTGCTGCAGTCCCAGGTAGAGAAACGCTGA
- a CDS encoding Mut7-C RNAse domain-containing protein, which yields MQQSNKFIVDAMLGTLAKWLRMMGYDTLYSKSYNDAQILSIAARTGRIIITSDKGLHRRAEKLKLKAVLLPEVDVARNLARLASEGLIELRADPSISRCPICNGPLREVTDKNIIRGRVPPGALARYGKFYVCVKCGHVYWEGGHWNNIRKIVNDARMLVQSSKVISENDEKSP from the coding sequence ATGCAGCAAAGCAACAAGTTCATAGTTGACGCGATGCTGGGCACCCTAGCCAAGTGGCTGCGAATGATGGGATACGACACGCTTTACTCCAAGTCATATAATGATGCTCAGATACTAAGCATAGCTGCAAGGACTGGTAGGATAATAATCACTAGCGACAAGGGCCTCCACAGAAGGGCTGAAAAGCTGAAGCTAAAGGCCGTTCTTCTTCCCGAAGTAGACGTAGCTAGAAACCTTGCCAGGCTTGCCAGTGAGGGACTCATAGAGCTCAGGGCTGACCCCTCGATAAGCAGGTGCCCAATATGCAATGGGCCCCTGAGGGAGGTCACTGACAAGAATATTATAAGGGGCCGCGTTCCTCCAGGAGCCTTAGCTAGGTATGGCAAGTTTTACGTGTGTGTTAAGTGCGGTCATGTATACTGGGAGGGCGGCCACTGGAATAACATAAGGAAAATAGTCAACGATGCCCGGATGCTGGTTCAGAGCAGCAAGGTCATAAGTGAAAACGACGAGAAAAGTCCTTAA
- a CDS encoding phosphatase PAP2 family protein, whose product MGSGERHANLRAFLIASAALVVVLVLELLRGVDGIDIINQVVLRNIGPDRQVIVEGISYTASLEVFAVLTAIAYFFDVGVHKSASKRLTSFAVAVIFSMIVTAILKAYIMEPRPHEPFIYFGLLGNLLNADYYGFPSGHTVRVTVLAYYFTATPSMRRRGLSYVVILYAAVIMFTRLLLQVHWLWDIVGGIVVGVWSSLLVDGIGERLWVPLYNATLGRLSFLRLRQ is encoded by the coding sequence ATGGGCTCAGGCGAACGTCATGCTAACCTCAGGGCTTTCCTTATAGCTTCAGCAGCCCTTGTGGTAGTCCTAGTTCTGGAGCTTCTGAGAGGAGTTGATGGCATAGACATCATAAACCAGGTCGTGCTCAGGAACATAGGGCCTGACAGGCAAGTGATAGTGGAGGGGATCTCCTACACTGCGAGCTTAGAGGTGTTCGCCGTGCTCACAGCTATAGCCTACTTTTTTGACGTGGGGGTCCATAAGAGCGCATCAAAGAGATTAACGTCATTCGCGGTCGCCGTCATCTTCTCAATGATAGTGACGGCTATACTTAAGGCGTACATAATGGAGCCGCGTCCCCACGAGCCATTCATTTACTTTGGACTTCTGGGCAACCTGTTGAACGCGGACTACTATGGGTTCCCCTCAGGGCATACCGTGAGGGTTACGGTTCTCGCATATTACTTTACGGCAACGCCATCAATGAGAAGGAGGGGGCTCAGCTATGTCGTGATACTTTATGCCGCAGTGATAATGTTCACTAGGCTCCTTCTGCAGGTTCACTGGCTGTGGGACATAGTGGGCGGCATTGTGGTGGGCGTGTGGTCAAGCCTCTTAGTTGACGGCATTGGCGAGAGGCTATGGGTGCCCCTTTACAACGCCACGCTTGGCCGTCTTAGCTTTTTGAGGCTAAGGCAGTGA
- the pyrD gene encoding dihydroorotate dehydrogenase PyrD: MNLEVRVAGLELQHPVLNASGIMGESLDGLLAIGRSGVSALVTKSYTPSPRQPYPMPRVIHLDMGSLNAVGLANPGIEGLRDHMRALAGLGIPIIVSVAGSLPEDFAKVAAVAEEAGAAAVELNLSCPHVEKMGLDIGMDPVMSRKVVSAVASTVKIPVIAKLGISDKMVETAEASLEAGAKGLTLINTVRAMRIDVYSLRPALGHGIGGLSGPAIHPIAVRAVYEVYRELRPDIFGAGGVERWEDAVELILAGAKAVQVGSGLVRRGLQVIGEIKRGIADYMNYMGFKSLTDMVGAAARQ, from the coding sequence TTGAACCTTGAGGTAAGGGTGGCAGGCCTAGAGCTGCAGCACCCGGTTCTGAACGCCAGCGGCATCATGGGCGAGAGCCTTGACGGCCTCCTCGCTATAGGGAGATCAGGCGTCAGCGCGCTAGTTACGAAGTCTTACACTCCCTCCCCAAGGCAGCCTTACCCTATGCCAAGGGTGATTCACTTAGACATGGGCTCGTTGAATGCCGTAGGTTTGGCGAACCCGGGCATAGAGGGCTTACGGGATCACATGAGGGCGCTCGCAGGGCTTGGAATCCCCATAATAGTCAGCGTCGCTGGCTCTCTTCCAGAGGACTTCGCTAAGGTCGCCGCTGTCGCTGAGGAGGCCGGAGCTGCCGCGGTAGAGCTTAACCTGAGTTGCCCTCACGTTGAGAAGATGGGCCTAGACATAGGTATGGATCCCGTGATGAGCAGGAAGGTCGTAAGCGCCGTGGCTTCGACAGTCAAGATACCGGTAATAGCTAAGCTTGGCATCTCTGATAAGATGGTCGAGACGGCAGAGGCTTCGCTTGAGGCCGGCGCTAAAGGGCTCACGCTGATAAATACCGTAAGAGCTATGAGGATAGACGTTTACAGCCTAAGGCCTGCTCTTGGTCATGGAATTGGGGGCCTCTCCGGCCCAGCAATTCACCCAATAGCCGTAAGAGCCGTTTACGAGGTCTACAGGGAGCTTAGGCCTGACATATTTGGCGCTGGCGGCGTGGAGCGCTGGGAGGACGCTGTAGAGCTTATCCTGGCTGGGGCGAAGGCTGTTCAGGTGGGCTCAGGGCTCGTAAGGAGGGGCCTTCAAGTAATAGGTGAGATAAAGAGAGGCATAGCTGATTACATGAACTACATGGGCTTCAAGTCGCTGACGGATATGGTGGGGGCAGCCGCCCGCCAGTGA
- the pyrC gene encoding dihydroorotase: MPLLRHRNRRKRCYRAACRWWAKLKDYENVVSVCGKLIDSRGFLGSGCVNIGSNGFINSISKTPRGDKVYSYEGEGEYIAPGLVDIHVHLRGLELSYKEDEATGTRAALSSGITLVADMPNTKPRLSTPEAIGLKLNELAEKSFVDYAVYAGVPDSPELITKILNLAVAGFKIFPEDIMKRWSSVRKILGLSNVLAVVHPELPEADRVWDEDNYERGELRGCWMEGASLYYLSEAAAKVHITHVSCPGTLRLAKSMGFSVDTTPHYLLYDYTLGGCYFRVNPPLRDPITRTLMMKALTEGLFDALASDHAPHSLGEKSAWPHCPAGIPWLGLWPWLLYRLVRAHALSRSEFLRLLTSGPAKILGLGARYGLIEVGYRGNLVVVSESPSRFLSTYSKAPYGHAFMEELAAAPRAVFIGGQLAAEEMEVTLKPTALNPFSRRGEVEP, encoded by the coding sequence GTGCCATTACTGCGGCACAGAAATAGGAGAAAACGATGTTATAGAGCAGCTTGTCGGTGGTGGGCGAAGCTGAAGGATTACGAGAACGTCGTATCAGTTTGCGGCAAACTAATCGACTCACGAGGCTTCCTGGGCAGTGGCTGCGTTAACATAGGCAGCAACGGTTTCATAAACTCCATATCTAAGACGCCAAGGGGGGATAAAGTATACTCCTACGAGGGCGAGGGCGAATACATAGCGCCGGGCCTGGTGGACATACACGTTCACTTAAGGGGCCTCGAGCTATCATATAAGGAAGACGAGGCGACTGGCACCAGGGCGGCGCTTTCCTCAGGCATAACTCTTGTGGCAGACATGCCTAACACTAAGCCAAGACTTTCAACCCCTGAGGCCATAGGGCTCAAGCTTAACGAGCTTGCCGAAAAATCCTTTGTAGACTACGCTGTTTATGCTGGCGTCCCTGACTCGCCCGAACTCATAACGAAGATATTGAACCTTGCGGTTGCTGGCTTCAAGATTTTCCCAGAAGATATTATGAAGAGGTGGAGCAGCGTTAGGAAGATACTTGGGCTGAGTAACGTGCTTGCTGTAGTCCACCCCGAGCTTCCCGAGGCAGACAGAGTATGGGACGAGGACAACTATGAGAGGGGGGAGTTGAGGGGCTGCTGGATGGAGGGGGCGAGCCTTTATTACCTCTCTGAAGCCGCGGCCAAAGTTCACATAACTCACGTGTCATGCCCGGGCACCTTAAGGTTGGCCAAGAGCATGGGCTTCAGCGTCGACACAACTCCGCACTACTTACTCTATGACTACACGTTAGGAGGCTGCTACTTCAGAGTTAATCCTCCGCTCAGGGACCCGATCACAAGGACTTTAATGATGAAGGCCCTTACTGAGGGGCTCTTCGACGCCCTTGCAAGTGACCACGCGCCGCACTCGCTGGGCGAGAAGTCTGCGTGGCCTCACTGCCCGGCGGGGATACCCTGGCTTGGCCTGTGGCCTTGGTTGCTTTACAGGCTCGTCAGGGCCCACGCGCTAAGTAGGTCTGAGTTCCTGAGGTTGTTAACTTCTGGCCCCGCCAAGATATTAGGCCTTGGAGCCCGTTACGGCCTTATCGAGGTAGGTTACAGGGGCAACTTAGTCGTGGTCAGCGAGAGCCCCTCAAGGTTTCTGTCGACCTACAGTAAAGCGCCTTATGGCCACGCCTTTATGGAGGAGCTCGCGGCAGCCCCTAGGGCGGTCTTTATCGGAGGTCAGCTCGCCGCCGAAGAGATGGAGGTCACTCTTAAGCCCACAGCGCTTAACCCTTTCAGCAGGAGGGGAGAGGTTGAACCTTGA
- the pyrI gene encoding aspartate carbamoyltransferase regulatory subunit, with protein MSGEGQRKVLLVSKIREGTVIDHIPAGRALVVLKILGITGNEGFRVAVVMNVDSARMKKKDIVKLEGYYPRIEDLMKISLVAPEATINIIKDYNVVEKRKVEVPKVIEGVLRCPNPTCISRKPGEPISSRFLLVSGSPLRLKCHYCGTEIGENDVIEQLVGGGRS; from the coding sequence TTGAGCGGGGAAGGCCAGAGGAAAGTGCTGCTGGTGAGCAAGATAAGGGAGGGCACAGTCATAGATCACATACCAGCCGGCAGGGCCCTCGTAGTGCTCAAGATACTTGGAATAACTGGAAACGAAGGCTTCAGGGTGGCAGTAGTTATGAACGTTGATAGCGCTAGAATGAAGAAAAAGGACATAGTGAAACTAGAAGGTTACTATCCAAGGATAGAGGACCTCATGAAGATTTCCCTGGTGGCGCCAGAGGCCACAATAAACATAATTAAGGACTACAATGTAGTTGAAAAGAGGAAGGTCGAGGTACCTAAAGTAATAGAGGGCGTGCTAAGGTGTCCTAACCCTACTTGTATATCAAGGAAGCCCGGGGAGCCCATAAGCAGCAGGTTCCTGTTGGTCAGCGGGTCACCCCTCAGGCTCAAGTGCCATTACTGCGGCACAGAAATAGGAGAAAACGATGTTATAGAGCAGCTTGTCGGTGGTGGGCGAAGCTGA
- the pyrB gene encoding aspartate carbamoyltransferase, which yields MPWRGRDVIDPRDFTREDLEILFEEADKMRRQLSSGRVTRTLEGKIIATAFFEPSTRTRLSFEAAAKRLGADVIGFSAEEATSVAKGESFVDTIRMLDGYADLIVIRHKYEGAAALAAEVARVPVINGGDGSQHHPTQAMLDLYTVRELFGSVDGLNYLIVGDLKYARTVASLLRALSLFKPASVMLSAPPQLQLRDEVRRDVESRGLRLEYVKLEEGLSRADVIYVTRIQRERFPDPQEYEKVRGSYRITRRLLEAYAKGSAKVLHPLPRVDELAADVDSTSYQAYFLQASLGVPLRMALLNLILGGEAS from the coding sequence TTGCCCTGGCGCGGTCGTGACGTAATAGACCCAAGGGACTTCACAAGGGAGGACCTGGAGATTCTTTTTGAGGAGGCTGACAAGATGCGTCGTCAGCTCTCCTCTGGCAGAGTGACTAGAACCCTCGAAGGGAAAATAATAGCCACGGCGTTCTTTGAGCCATCTACTAGAACGAGGCTCAGCTTCGAAGCGGCAGCCAAGAGGCTTGGAGCTGACGTTATAGGCTTCTCCGCCGAGGAGGCTACCAGCGTAGCCAAAGGAGAAAGCTTTGTTGACACCATTAGGATGTTGGATGGCTACGCAGACCTAATAGTGATTAGGCACAAATATGAAGGCGCGGCTGCTCTAGCCGCCGAGGTTGCAAGGGTTCCAGTAATTAACGGAGGTGATGGAAGCCAGCACCACCCAACTCAGGCCATGTTAGATCTTTATACCGTGAGGGAGCTCTTCGGGAGCGTTGATGGCCTTAACTACCTCATAGTAGGAGACCTCAAGTATGCAAGGACTGTCGCAAGCCTCCTGAGGGCACTTTCCCTGTTTAAGCCAGCCTCAGTTATGTTGTCAGCGCCGCCACAGCTTCAGCTAAGGGATGAGGTAAGGAGGGACGTTGAGTCCAGGGGGCTGAGGCTTGAGTACGTTAAGCTTGAGGAGGGACTTTCCAGGGCGGACGTGATATATGTTACGAGAATACAGAGGGAGAGGTTCCCAGATCCTCAGGAGTATGAGAAGGTCCGCGGCAGCTATAGAATTACAAGGAGGCTACTGGAGGCCTACGCTAAGGGCAGCGCCAAGGTGTTGCACCCCCTGCCTAGGGTTGACGAGCTGGCAGCTGATGTGGATAGCACTAGCTACCAGGCCTACTTCCTGCAGGCAAGCCTTGGAGTGCCCCTTAGGATGGCTCTCCTTAACCTGATCTTAGGGGGTGAAGCAAGTTGA
- a CDS encoding orotate phosphoribosyltransferase — protein MSGTIERLLLNTGAVLFGEFRLTSGRVSHVYIDLRKVIGYPEAFRIISLELAHMVIEDVGECGNCAVVGVATGGVPWATAVALSLGLPLAYIRQPKGHGTERDLEGAEVKGVTALLIDDVATTGSSLSFGVSVLRSHGAREVIGAVIVDREQGARRSLESMGVKLLSVTTLRSILEEARRLGMISDEQLNSLAGELWGTT, from the coding sequence ATGAGCGGCACCATAGAGAGGCTTCTGCTCAACACTGGTGCCGTGCTCTTTGGCGAGTTTAGGCTCACCTCCGGCAGGGTAAGTCATGTCTATATAGACCTTAGGAAGGTCATAGGGTATCCTGAGGCCTTTAGGATAATATCATTAGAGCTGGCCCACATGGTCATAGAGGACGTGGGGGAATGCGGGAACTGCGCTGTGGTGGGGGTCGCAACCGGAGGAGTGCCGTGGGCTACCGCCGTTGCCCTCAGCTTAGGACTTCCCTTGGCTTACATCCGTCAGCCCAAGGGGCATGGAACCGAGAGGGACCTTGAAGGAGCCGAAGTCAAAGGCGTGACAGCGTTGCTGATAGACGACGTGGCTACCACAGGCAGCAGCCTCTCCTTTGGCGTCAGCGTTCTCAGGTCTCACGGGGCTAGGGAGGTAATTGGGGCTGTAATCGTTGACCGCGAACAGGGGGCCAGAAGGTCCCTGGAAAGCATGGGAGTCAAGTTGCTCTCAGTGACCACGCTAAGGAGCATACTTGAAGAGGCCAGAAGGCTTGGCATGATAAGCGATGAACAGCTAAACTCTTTAGCCGGCGAACTTTGGGGGACTACGTAA
- the pyrF gene encoding orotidine-5'-phosphate decarboxylase has product MKASPIIVAIDGPVLGSCQGLVKIMTDLGDEVVGFKVGIPFIIQCGLESLAAARSRIRNGLLIADLKLADIGDIMVRVVSLVKDYVDAVIAHSFVGYKGALDKVSEKLKEWNIKLILVASMSHEGSRELYDRNLDSIMDVVKKANPWGVVAPATRPDIISLVRNALGADVKILAPGVGTQGARPGDAICAGADYEIIGRSITESPDPKKAVELIALEQEEALMRCRR; this is encoded by the coding sequence TTGAAGGCAAGCCCCATAATCGTTGCCATAGATGGCCCCGTGCTTGGCAGCTGTCAAGGTCTAGTAAAGATTATGACTGACCTAGGGGATGAGGTAGTTGGTTTCAAGGTTGGCATCCCCTTCATTATACAATGCGGCCTTGAGTCACTCGCAGCAGCCAGGTCAAGAATTAGAAACGGCCTGCTAATAGCAGACCTTAAGCTTGCTGACATAGGTGATATAATGGTCAGGGTGGTCTCGCTGGTGAAGGATTATGTCGACGCTGTCATCGCCCACTCCTTTGTAGGCTACAAAGGCGCCCTTGACAAGGTCTCCGAGAAACTTAAGGAGTGGAACATAAAGCTAATACTTGTGGCCTCAATGAGCCACGAAGGGTCGCGTGAGCTCTATGACAGGAACCTGGACTCTATTATGGATGTGGTGAAGAAAGCGAACCCATGGGGAGTCGTGGCCCCAGCAACAAGGCCTGACATAATATCGCTTGTAAGGAATGCCCTCGGTGCTGACGTGAAGATACTTGCTCCTGGCGTCGGCACTCAGGGAGCAAGGCCCGGGGATGCGATCTGCGCCGGAGCCGACTACGAAATCATAGGGAGGAGCATAACGGAGAGCCCGGATCCTAAGAAGGCCGTGGAGCTCATAGCCCTCGAACAGGAGGAGGCCCTAATGAGGTGCCGCAGATGA